The following proteins come from a genomic window of Iamia sp. SCSIO 61187:
- the aroE gene encoding shikimate dehydrogenase: MSPRVCWVIGSPVEHSLSPVIHNAAFAALDLDWTYFAVAVPEGRAADAVAAMRSLRLGGMSVTMPHKSAVAGAVDTITPRAERLGAVNCLSWRGAGIEGDSTDGAGFLDSLLVDHGWDPAGRRALVVGAGGAARAVVAALADAGAASITVANRHAGRAARAAALADGRGAVASVDAAADVDLVVNATPVGMAGDTASPVPAERLGAGQVVVDLVYDPIETPLLGAARAQGAMPVNGIGMLVHQAAHAFRAWTGEDPPVEVMSAAVVASLSHH; encoded by the coding sequence GTGAGCCCCCGAGTCTGCTGGGTGATCGGCTCACCGGTGGAGCACTCGCTCTCCCCGGTGATCCACAACGCCGCCTTCGCCGCCCTCGACCTGGACTGGACGTACTTCGCCGTGGCCGTGCCCGAGGGCCGGGCCGCCGACGCCGTGGCCGCCATGCGCAGCCTGCGGCTCGGGGGGATGTCGGTCACGATGCCGCACAAGTCGGCGGTGGCCGGCGCCGTCGACACCATCACCCCCCGGGCCGAGCGGCTGGGCGCCGTGAACTGCCTGTCGTGGCGGGGGGCGGGGATCGAGGGCGACAGCACCGACGGCGCCGGGTTCCTCGACTCGCTCCTCGTCGACCACGGCTGGGACCCGGCCGGCCGGCGGGCGCTGGTCGTCGGGGCCGGAGGCGCCGCCCGGGCCGTGGTCGCCGCCCTGGCCGACGCCGGCGCCGCCTCGATCACCGTGGCCAACCGCCACGCCGGGCGCGCCGCCCGGGCCGCGGCCCTCGCCGACGGGCGGGGTGCGGTGGCCTCCGTCGACGCCGCCGCCGACGTCGACCTGGTCGTGAACGCCACCCCCGTCGGCATGGCCGGCGACACCGCCAGCCCGGTGCCGGCCGAGCGGCTGGGAGCGGGCCAGGTCGTCGTCGACCTCGTCTACGACCCCATCGAGACCCCCCTCCTCGGCGCCGCCCGGGCCCAGGGGGCCATGCCGGTCAACGGCATCGGGATGCTCGTCCACCAGGCCGCCCACGCCTTCCGGGCGTGGACGGGCGAGGACCCGCCGGTCGAGGTCATGTCGGCGGCGGTGGTGGCATCCCTGTCGCACCACTGA
- the mltG gene encoding endolytic transglycosylase MltG, which produces MDTRRARPVDDAEDDIVPLPRERAGLPKVLVVMGLIVAMFGALALGGRQWWQRQVDPPGPPGEEVTVDIPNGARLTDLGSLLDGPRVVSNGTLFRFWIRDKDIDLQAGRYVFQRNSSFEEVEDVLREGPVEVATRSITIPEGQRIDQMIATIAEEVPRFSEEDLRAAVEDPANRSPLLPPDRELPEGVPPQEGTLFPSTYEVGPNDTPATLVRRMVELMTRTAQETGLDRGLSGDNLPPLSPYEVLIVASLIERETGNSQESAKIARVIYNRMLFGPEYGIFALGIDAVNQYEADVTGRDLDLESPSPYNSRATLALPPTPIAAPGRASIEAALNPAPNSVDGLPLLYYVLEAPGQHFFTGDNAEFQAAVARCREAGLC; this is translated from the coding sequence ATGGACACCCGCAGGGCCCGGCCCGTCGACGACGCCGAGGACGACATCGTGCCCCTGCCCCGGGAGCGGGCCGGCCTCCCCAAGGTGCTGGTCGTCATGGGCCTCATCGTCGCCATGTTCGGCGCCCTCGCCCTCGGTGGCCGCCAGTGGTGGCAGCGCCAGGTCGATCCGCCCGGCCCGCCCGGCGAGGAGGTCACCGTCGACATCCCCAACGGGGCCCGCCTGACCGACCTGGGCAGCCTCCTCGACGGCCCCCGCGTCGTGTCCAACGGCACCTTGTTCCGGTTCTGGATCCGCGACAAGGACATCGACCTGCAGGCCGGCCGGTACGTCTTCCAGCGGAACTCCTCCTTCGAGGAGGTCGAGGACGTGCTCCGGGAGGGCCCGGTCGAGGTCGCCACCCGGTCGATCACCATCCCCGAGGGCCAGCGCATCGACCAGATGATCGCCACCATCGCCGAGGAGGTGCCCCGCTTCTCCGAGGAGGACCTGCGCGCCGCCGTGGAGGACCCCGCCAACCGGTCGCCCCTCCTCCCGCCCGACAGGGAGCTGCCCGAGGGCGTGCCGCCCCAGGAGGGAACCCTCTTCCCGTCGACCTACGAGGTGGGCCCCAACGACACCCCGGCCACCCTTGTCCGGCGCATGGTCGAGCTGATGACCCGGACGGCCCAGGAGACCGGTCTCGACCGCGGCCTCTCGGGCGACAACCTGCCGCCCCTCAGCCCCTACGAGGTGCTGATCGTGGCCTCGCTGATCGAGCGGGAGACGGGCAACAGCCAGGAGTCGGCCAAGATCGCCCGGGTCATCTACAACCGGATGCTCTTCGGCCCGGAGTACGGCATCTTCGCCCTCGGCATCGACGCCGTGAACCAGTACGAGGCCGACGTGACCGGCCGGGACCTCGACCTGGAGAGCCCCTCGCCGTACAACAGCCGGGCCACCCTGGCGCTGCCGCCGACACCCATCGCCGCCCCCGGTCGGGCGTCGATCGAGGCCGCCCTCAACCCGGCGCCGAACAGCGTCGACGGCCTGCCGCTCCTGTACTACGTGCTCGAGGCGCCCGGCCAGCACTTCTTCACCGGCGACAACGCCGAGTTCCAGGCGGCGGTGGCGCGCTGCCGGGAGGCCGGGCTCTGTTGA
- the ruvX gene encoding Holliday junction resolvase RuvX — protein sequence MDWGTVRIGLATCDPEGILASPYGTIDQVRDLPAVRRRIARIVADEEVEVVVVGHPLSLDGSRGPAARSVEAQAAALAEALDVPVVLHDERLTTVTAHRLLAASGVDGRQRRRVVDRAAAAVLLQTWLDGGAPTHVTPASLGPPEE from the coding sequence GTGGACTGGGGAACGGTCCGGATCGGTCTGGCCACCTGCGACCCCGAGGGGATCCTGGCCAGCCCCTACGGCACCATCGACCAGGTGCGGGACCTGCCGGCCGTCCGCCGCCGGATCGCCCGGATCGTCGCCGACGAGGAGGTCGAGGTGGTGGTCGTCGGGCACCCCCTCTCGCTCGACGGCTCCCGGGGCCCGGCGGCCCGTTCCGTCGAGGCCCAGGCCGCGGCGCTGGCCGAGGCGCTCGACGTCCCGGTGGTCCTCCACGACGAGCGGCTCACCACCGTCACCGCCCACCGGCTGCTCGCCGCGTCAGGGGTCGACGGGCGCCAGCGCCGTAGGGTGGTGGACCGCGCCGCGGCCGCCGTGCTGCTCCAGACGTGGCTGGACGGCGGTGCCCCGACCCACGTGACCCCGGCCTCGCTCGGGCCGCCCGAGGAGTGA
- the alaS gene encoding alanine--tRNA ligase produces MDADELRRTWTRFWTDKGHTVVPSGGLIPHHPSAPMFTNSGMMPFVPYFLGEEPVPFDPPRAASIQKCVRAGGKHNDLDAIGRSPRHLSFFEMLGNFSFGDYFKPDAIAWAWELVTEVLGVDADRVWVTVHVSDDEAHEIWADGVGFPAERIQRLDADNFWEMGATGPCGPSSELFFDFGAEHGPDGGPANPEAEHRYVEFWNLVFPQYYRGTDGALSDLPSKNIDTGAGFERMLGVLKGSPSLYAADSVSRMVDAAQSLTGTRLGAGEDSDVALRLLADHARTMTFLIADGVIPSNEERGYVLRRIIRRAVRFAYLIGVEKPIAAPMAEKVAEVLGDAYPEVRTNLDLIWGVLDREEAQFRRTLRIGLRMLEDEMSSLDPGATLSGNLAFTLHDTYGFPYEVTAEIAEDRGHSVDRAAFDADMAEQKRLSKEGGRKNKGVELGDAQATFQRIVAEHGPTVFTGRDEESTQATVLAVVDTDADGLVDIILDRTPFYAESGGQVGDTGTIIRPSGEAEVLDTTYAVPGLHRHRARITSGTLVAGDVVAATIDGERRAAIKRNHTGTHLLHWALHEVLGPHVKQQGSLVAPDRLRFDFSHYEPVTAEQVARIEDLVNEAVLVNDPVRHYETSKDEAMAKGAIAFFGEKYGDRVRVLEAGRHSTELCGGTHVTATGDIGPMKIVSEGSIGSNLRRVEAITGFGPIERIREEEAVLARAADLVGVPVGELIEGIEKRLGEVKALRDEVSALKAKAAAGGASDLAAQAVDGVVVGRVDGLDRDAVRTLALAVRDQPGIRAVVLGAAPEGGGVALVAATTADSGLEAGALIADAAKTVGGGGGKGKDLAVAGGRNPAGLDDALDQARAAAGLSS; encoded by the coding sequence ATGGATGCCGACGAGCTGCGCCGGACCTGGACCCGGTTCTGGACCGACAAGGGGCACACCGTCGTGCCCTCGGGAGGGCTGATCCCGCACCACCCCTCGGCCCCGATGTTCACCAACTCGGGGATGATGCCGTTCGTCCCCTACTTCCTGGGCGAGGAGCCGGTGCCGTTCGACCCGCCCCGGGCGGCGTCGATCCAGAAGTGCGTGCGGGCCGGGGGCAAGCACAACGACCTCGACGCCATCGGGCGCTCGCCCCGCCACCTGTCGTTCTTCGAGATGCTGGGCAACTTCAGCTTCGGCGACTACTTCAAGCCCGACGCCATCGCCTGGGCGTGGGAGCTGGTCACCGAGGTGCTGGGTGTCGACGCCGACCGGGTGTGGGTGACGGTCCACGTCAGCGACGACGAGGCCCACGAGATCTGGGCCGACGGCGTCGGGTTCCCCGCCGAGCGCATCCAGCGCCTCGACGCCGACAACTTCTGGGAGATGGGCGCGACCGGCCCCTGCGGGCCGAGCTCGGAGCTGTTCTTCGACTTCGGTGCCGAGCACGGCCCCGACGGCGGCCCGGCCAACCCCGAGGCCGAGCACCGCTACGTCGAGTTCTGGAACCTGGTGTTCCCCCAGTACTACCGGGGCACCGACGGCGCCCTCAGCGACCTGCCGTCGAAGAACATCGACACCGGGGCCGGCTTCGAGCGGATGCTGGGCGTGCTCAAGGGCAGCCCGTCGCTCTACGCCGCCGACTCGGTCAGCCGCATGGTCGACGCCGCCCAGAGCCTCACCGGAACGCGCCTCGGCGCCGGCGAGGACTCCGACGTGGCCCTCCGGCTGCTGGCCGACCACGCCCGGACCATGACGTTCCTCATCGCCGACGGGGTGATCCCCTCGAACGAGGAGCGGGGCTACGTCCTGCGCCGCATCATCCGCCGGGCGGTGCGCTTCGCGTACCTGATCGGCGTCGAGAAGCCCATCGCCGCCCCCATGGCCGAGAAGGTCGCCGAGGTCTTGGGGGACGCCTACCCCGAGGTCCGCACCAACCTCGACCTCATCTGGGGCGTGCTCGACCGGGAGGAGGCCCAGTTCCGGCGCACGCTCCGCATCGGCCTGCGCATGCTCGAGGACGAGATGTCGTCCCTCGACCCCGGCGCCACCCTGTCGGGCAACCTGGCCTTCACCCTGCACGACACCTACGGCTTCCCCTACGAGGTCACCGCCGAGATCGCCGAGGACCGGGGCCACAGCGTCGACCGGGCCGCCTTCGACGCCGACATGGCCGAGCAGAAGCGCCTGTCCAAGGAGGGCGGCCGCAAGAACAAGGGCGTCGAGCTCGGCGACGCCCAGGCGACGTTCCAGCGGATCGTGGCCGAGCACGGCCCGACCGTGTTCACCGGCCGCGACGAGGAGTCGACCCAGGCCACGGTGCTGGCCGTCGTCGACACCGACGCCGACGGCCTGGTCGACATCATCCTCGACCGCACCCCGTTCTACGCCGAGTCCGGCGGCCAGGTCGGCGACACCGGCACCATCATCCGCCCCTCGGGGGAGGCCGAGGTCCTCGACACCACCTACGCGGTGCCCGGGCTGCACCGCCACCGGGCCCGGATCACCTCCGGCACCCTCGTCGCCGGCGACGTCGTCGCCGCCACCATCGACGGCGAGCGCCGGGCGGCCATCAAGCGCAACCACACCGGCACGCACCTCCTCCACTGGGCCCTCCACGAGGTCCTCGGGCCGCACGTGAAGCAGCAGGGCTCGCTGGTGGCGCCCGACCGCCTGCGGTTCGACTTCAGCCACTACGAGCCGGTCACCGCCGAGCAGGTCGCCCGGATCGAGGACCTGGTCAACGAGGCCGTGCTGGTCAACGACCCGGTGCGGCACTACGAGACCAGCAAGGACGAGGCCATGGCCAAGGGGGCCATCGCCTTCTTCGGCGAGAAGTACGGCGACCGGGTCCGGGTCCTCGAGGCCGGCCGGCACTCCACCGAGCTCTGCGGCGGCACCCACGTCACCGCCACCGGTGACATCGGTCCCATGAAGATCGTGTCCGAGGGCTCGATCGGCTCGAACCTGCGCCGGGTCGAGGCCATCACCGGGTTCGGCCCGATCGAGCGGATCCGCGAGGAGGAGGCGGTGCTGGCCCGGGCCGCCGACCTGGTCGGCGTCCCCGTCGGCGAGCTCATCGAGGGCATCGAGAAGCGGCTGGGCGAGGTCAAGGCGCTGCGCGACGAGGTCAGCGCCCTCAAGGCCAAGGCGGCCGCCGGCGGGGCGTCCGACCTGGCCGCCCAGGCGGTCGACGGCGTCGTCGTGGGCCGGGTCGACGGGCTCGATCGCGACGCCGTGCGCACCCTGGCCCTGGCCGTCCGCGACCAGCCCGGCATCCGGGCGGTGGTGCTCGGCGCCGCCCCCGAGGGCGGCGGCGTGGCCCTCGTCGCGGCGACGACGGCCGACAGCGGGCTCGAGGCCGGGGCCCTGATCGCCGACGCGGCCAAGACCGTCGGGGGCGGTGGGGGCAAGGGCAAGGACCTGGCCGTCGCCGGCGGCCGGAACCCCGCCGGCCTCGACGACGCCCTCGACCAGGCCCGCGCCGCCGCCGGTCTGAGCTCCTGA